The genomic DNA ACAAATGATGAATGACGGATGATTATGATCTTGACAAGGAAAATAATAAATTTCGTTACCACTGACTCATTCCGGACAGACCAAAAAATATCGTTCGAATGTTGATGGCACAATGGAAACTGACAGCGAATTGACAAACACACAGCCCGTTCAAATCCTTGTGATTCCTGTGCCGTAACTTTCCTtacaaaggaaagaaatcccATCGATCACATGTTGCCTTGATACAATGAGGATTGAAGGTTGGGATTGACTTGATCACGGTATTGCCAAGCCAAGTAAGCGCCCAATAACTGAAAGAAAACGTTCAAATCCGGAATCAGTAGTCAATACACTAAACGTCAACGGGTTGCTGCCATTTCATTTCTGGGTGAACCGTTTGAGACAAAACTCACCTCGgtgaaagagaagaagagccCAATCCCACCGGCGGAGTTGAAGGCTTTATTGATCCGACCTTTCAAGAGACCCTGGCAAGTTGGACAAGTCAAACTCTCGCCGCAGGCAGCGATTTCGGAGCAGCGGACGCCTTCATTCGCGATCTCGAAGCCACAACATTGGAAAAATTGTTCGGCTTCAAACTTTAATTCCGGGGAAGATGCATTCCAGCCCTATGAAATTCATGAATCACTGAATCATGTACAAACTGATCAAGATTTATTTGTGACGCGGATGCTATACCTTATGTGCAAATTCCAGTTCCTGGTCCTCCGTGACGGCCAAAGCGGCACAGGCCACGCTAAATTGGATTAAGAAGATGCCGAAGAGAATAATCATGTAGAAGAAAAGCATGACTTGATGATGGCGCACGGTGCCAATCAATCCAATGATGGACACAGCCAATAGAAACACCCCCGAGGCGACGATCCCGCCCAAAATGGGCAAACTATCGATCACGGCCGAATTCTGTCCATAGGTGGCCACACCAATCAGGAGAAATGAGATCAACTGGAAAATAATGGCACTGACTGAACAACGAACGATATTCTACCCAGAAGCCTTCCGACAGGGTGTGTGCCCATTCACTAGCTTGGGTAGGCCCCATGACAGCATTGCGGTACTGCCGAACTTACGATGTAGCAGACATTAAGGCCGATGAGGGAACTCCGTGAACATTGGAACGACCCTTGAGGCCACATGGTGGATCACAATCGACGACCAAATGGAGCAATTCTACGGGTGAGACCGTGAGGGTGAGAGGCCAAGCCAACAAGTGCTTCTCCTGCTCTAGTCTCCTTCGTCCGTCGACCCTACCTGGCTGCACTTCTTTATCGCGAGATACTTCATTCAATCAACCTAGGCTCTAAGGTCCAATCAAACGCTTGTCCCTCAATCCACTCGAAGGCCTGTCGCTCGGTTGCTCGGTCgctcggtcggtcggtcggtcgggTGAGAGGCTTAGAGGCTTGGAGGCATGGATAGACAGATGTACCAGACACGGCAGATTGAACAGCAACACAATCTCAACGACGAGAACGTAGTAGAGGATCAAAAGGAGGATGAATTTGAGGAGGTTGGGAGGAGTATCACGAGGAGTAGACCGACAAGGTGTACCGTGCCCGCCGGCGCGTCACAGCCTCGAGCGCTCTCACGCACAAGCGCTCAGGTCCGGAAAGGACCTCGATGTGCTGGGGAAATCTGCAAGGCGACGAGAACGACGAGTAGAACGAGTAGAACcagtaggaggaggaggagaacgaggaCGACGCGCTTTTCCCACCTAGGTCATGCCTAGGTAGGTAAATGATGTAGAGGTACGGGGATGGGTGGTTGGCTGGTTCGATGGATGAATGATGGACAGGTGAACACATGGATGGAGGCAGAGGGGCACAGAGCCGGGCCTGCACAGGCATGCCAAACCTTCTGGTACTCTTGAACTGGGCCTGGCCGACGGACTTGTCATCATCCACTTTCGTTCGATCATTGCTACATTGGGACCGAGATCACAGAGTGCCAATCGAATGGTGGAGAGTCAAAGGAGCAGCCCGGTTTTGTCATAGGGTGGAAAAAGAGTTGTTGACAATTGAACCCTCATCCATCATGCCCTTccagataaacgttattctccaccgagtagttggcggtgctcatttttcaatttgtgacaaactattagaaaggtttagatagagactttaagggctattaatatcgatttaggttaggttgggttctatt from Tigriopus californicus strain San Diego chromosome 1, Tcal_SD_v2.1, whole genome shotgun sequence includes the following:
- the LOC131893048 gene encoding tetraspanin-31-A-like, which codes for MWPQGSFQCSRSSLIGLNVCYILISFLLIGVATYGQNSAVIDSLPILGGIVASGVFLLAVSIIGLIGTVRHHQVMLFFYMIILFGIFLIQFSVACAALAVTEDQELEFAHKGWNASSPELKFEAEQFFQCCGFEIANEGVRCSEIAACGESLTCPTCQGLLKGRINKAFNSAGGIGLFFSFTELLGAYLAWQYRDQVNPNLQSSLYQGNM